The Verrucomicrobiota bacterium genome includes a window with the following:
- the gcvT gene encoding glycine cleavage system aminomethyltransferase GcvT, protein MSSAETALRRTPLFEEHRRLGAKMIGFGGWDMPVFYSGIVNEHLAVRQRVGIFDISHMGQLIVEGPGSAEWLNAQLTNNLRMLGIGDGQYSLMLNERGGVIDDLIVYRTAQDRYLLVVNAALIGHDFGHLRQRLALAPEPTGVTLRNESVSYAAVAVQGPRATDLFQPIGDLPARNRIREIEIAGTPVWIARTGYTGEDGFEAFFPAATAVGLWREFLSLGQPYGILPCGLGARDTLRLEAGLPLNGADLSPERTPLAAGLRAFVDLDKNEFQGRAALLAELERGLKERLAAIKVEPKGPPPRAHYALWAEGRPVGELTSGSLSPSLQTGIGLGYLSVEFAKPGQMLELEIRGKRFPATVERKPLYKSHASPGRPEVH, encoded by the coding sequence ATGAGTTCCGCTGAAACGGCCCTCCGACGCACACCGCTGTTCGAAGAACACCGTCGTCTCGGGGCGAAAATGATCGGATTCGGCGGTTGGGACATGCCGGTGTTTTACAGCGGCATCGTCAATGAACACCTGGCGGTACGGCAGCGGGTAGGGATTTTCGACATTTCGCACATGGGCCAACTCATCGTGGAAGGTCCGGGCAGCGCGGAATGGTTGAATGCCCAACTGACCAACAACCTGCGCATGCTGGGCATTGGCGACGGCCAGTATTCGTTGATGCTGAACGAGCGGGGGGGCGTCATCGATGACCTGATCGTCTACAGGACCGCTCAGGATCGCTATCTGCTGGTCGTGAATGCGGCACTGATCGGCCATGATTTCGGCCATTTGCGCCAGCGCCTCGCTCTTGCACCGGAACCCACGGGTGTGACGCTGCGGAACGAGAGCGTTTCGTATGCGGCCGTCGCCGTTCAGGGGCCCCGCGCGACCGACCTTTTCCAACCGATCGGCGACCTGCCGGCGCGCAACCGGATCCGGGAAATTGAAATCGCCGGTACACCCGTCTGGATCGCTCGCACGGGGTACACGGGAGAGGATGGTTTTGAGGCATTTTTCCCGGCGGCAACGGCCGTCGGGCTGTGGCGGGAATTCCTGTCGCTGGGCCAGCCGTACGGGATTTTACCCTGCGGTTTGGGGGCACGAGACACGTTACGTCTCGAGGCCGGTTTGCCGTTGAACGGGGCCGACCTGTCCCCTGAGCGCACGCCCCTGGCGGCCGGCTTGCGCGCGTTTGTAGACCTGGACAAAAATGAGTTTCAGGGGCGGGCTGCGCTCCTGGCCGAACTGGAGCGCGGTCTGAAAGAACGCCTGGCCGCCATCAAGGTCGAGCCGAAAGGACCGCCGCCGCGGGCCCACTATGCCCTTTGGGCGGAAGGCCGTCCGGTCGGAGAACTGACGAGCGGCAGCTTGTCCCCTTCCCTGCAGACCGGCATCGGACTGGGATATCTGTCCGTGGAATTCGCGAAACCCGGCCAGATGCTGGAGCTGGAGATCCGGGGAAAAAGATTTCCTGCGACTGTCGAAAGAAAACCGCTATACAAGAGCCATGCTAGTCCCGGACGACCTGAAGTACACTAA